Proteins encoded in a region of the Anguilla anguilla isolate fAngAng1 chromosome 10, fAngAng1.pri, whole genome shotgun sequence genome:
- the LOC118237175 gene encoding protein FAM219A-like isoform X2 yields the protein MMEEMDRFQVPTAQSEMQPLDPAASSTSEGDSDAREGDSVTLNYKPSPLQMKIEKQRELARKGSLKNGSVGSPVNQQPKKNNVMSRTRLVVPNKGYSSLDQSPDEKPLVALDTDSDDDFDMSRYSSSGYSSAEVRCLRDQINQDLNIQLLKDGYRLDEIPDDEDLDLIPPKSVNPTCMCCQATSSTACQIQ from the exons gACCCCGCAGCATCCTCCACCTCAGAAGGAGACTCCGATGCCAGGGAGGGGGACTCCGTGACCCTCAACTACAAACCTTCCCCCCTACAGATGAAAATCG agaaacagagagagctgGCCAGGAAGGGGTCCCTAAAGAATGGCAGTGTTGGCAGCCCAGTCAACCAGCAGCCCAAGAAGAACAATGTAATGTCCAGGACACG GTTGGTTGTTCCTAATAAAGGCTACTCCTCTTTAGACCAGAGCCCGGATGAGAAGCCTTTGGTAGCACTGGACACTGATAG TGACGATGACTTCGACATGTCCAGATATTCCTCGTCAGGATACTCCTCGGCCGAGGTGAGATGTCTGAGGGACCAG ATCAACCAGGACCTGAACATACAGCTGCTGAAGGACGGGTACCGGCTGGACGAGATCCCGGACGACGAAGACCTCGACCTCATCCCCCCCAAATCCGTCAACCCCACCTGCATGTGCTGCCAGgccacctcctccaccgccTGCCAAATCCAGTAG
- the LOC118237175 gene encoding protein FAM219A-like isoform X1, producing the protein MMEEMDRFQVPTAQSEMQPLDPAASSTSEGDSDAREGDSVTLNYKPSPLQMKIEKQRELARKGSLKNGSVGSPVNQQPKKNNVMSRTRLVVPNKGYSSLDQSPDEKPLVALDTDSDDDFDMSRYSSSGYSSAEVRCLRDQQINQDLNIQLLKDGYRLDEIPDDEDLDLIPPKSVNPTCMCCQATSSTACQIQ; encoded by the exons gACCCCGCAGCATCCTCCACCTCAGAAGGAGACTCCGATGCCAGGGAGGGGGACTCCGTGACCCTCAACTACAAACCTTCCCCCCTACAGATGAAAATCG agaaacagagagagctgGCCAGGAAGGGGTCCCTAAAGAATGGCAGTGTTGGCAGCCCAGTCAACCAGCAGCCCAAGAAGAACAATGTAATGTCCAGGACACG GTTGGTTGTTCCTAATAAAGGCTACTCCTCTTTAGACCAGAGCCCGGATGAGAAGCCTTTGGTAGCACTGGACACTGATAG TGACGATGACTTCGACATGTCCAGATATTCCTCGTCAGGATACTCCTCGGCCGAGGTGAGATGTCTGAGGGACCAG CAGATCAACCAGGACCTGAACATACAGCTGCTGAAGGACGGGTACCGGCTGGACGAGATCCCGGACGACGAAGACCTCGACCTCATCCCCCCCAAATCCGTCAACCCCACCTGCATGTGCTGCCAGgccacctcctccaccgccTGCCAAATCCAGTAG